NNNNNNNNNNNNNNNNNNNNNNNNNNNNNNNNNNNNNNNNNNNNNNNNNNNNNNNNNNNNNNNNNNNNNNNNNNNAGCGGCTGGGCCTGCATTGGCTggcggtggttctagctctggcacacagcagtatccaccatATTTTTCTTCTCTGGACCTGGACGCCATGACGCATGAGGGTGCGCTAGGTCACCCTGttggattcggagctagagatgcggaaggaAATGCTGGTCtcacagagttccaggttggtcagcaattccaGGATAAAGacgaggccctgttaagtgtgaagagttacagcatccggcgaggggtacagtacaaggtggtGGAGTCCGATCACCGCCGGTATGTGGGTAAGTGTTCCGAGTTCGGGAATGgttgcacatggttgattcggctaAGTCTCCGGAAGCGCAAGGGCctttgggaggtcaaacggtacaatggcCCTCACACTTGCCTGGCCACATCCATATCAAGTGATCACATAAGTTTGGATCATTCTGTGATTTCggcgttcattatgccaatggttagggctgacgcATCGGttagcatcaaggtgctcctgaACGCCACGGCAGCGCATTTTGGTTTtaggccgacttacaggagggtttggatggcaaagcagaaggctattgccctcatctacggtgactgggatgagtcatacaacgacATACCTAGGTGGGTGTTGGGTGTCCAGCTGACAATGCCTGGAAGTGTTGCGGTCCTCAGGACGAGCCCGGTTCTAGTTGGAGGACAGGTGGACGAGTCTCAAGCTTATTTCCACAGACTTTTCTGGACTTTCCCTCCGTGCATCGAGGCATTCCGGCATTGCAAGCCGCTAGTCAGCATTGACGGCACACATCTATATGGtaagtatgggggaacgttgctcattgcgattgcacaggacgggaactccaacattctaCCTGTCGCATTCGCACTAGTAGAGGGTGAGAATGCAGAGTCCTGGACATTCTTTCTCTCGCACCTTCGACAGCACGTGACCCTGCAGCCCGGTCTGCTGGTTATATTGGACAGGCACAACGGCATCAAGGCTGCGCTTGAGGCCCTGACGGAGGTTGGTTACCGCCATCTGCGTACCGTGCATTCTGCATATGACACGTAGCGGCTAATTTCGCccttaccttcaagggcaaagacgctAGGAGGCTTCTCGTGAATGCAGCGTACGCGAAGACTGAGGTTgagtttgattactggtttgatatactgcggtctgaagacccggcgatgtgtgaGTGGGCGAACCGTATTGATTACTCGTTGTGGACGCAGCATCGCGATGAGGGGAGgagattcggtcacatgacgacgaatatctccgagtgtgtgaactcaatcctcaagggtgtaagaaATCTTCCTGTAGCATCCctggtgaaggcaacatatggTAGGCTGGCCGAACTCTTTGTTCGCAAGGGGCGAGAGGCTGAGGCCCAGATGGGCACCGGACAGCAGTTCAGTCAGCATTTGGTGAAGTGTattgaggccaacttgaagacggccaggtgcttcacggtgacgtTGTATGACCGTgataactccgagttcaccgtaGCGGAGACCACTCCGACTGGTACTTTCTCATTGGGTACTTACCGAGTATCGCTTGCCTCCCGGACATGTGACTGTGGGTACTTTCAGGCGCTTCATTTCCCGTGTCAGCACGCACTTGCATGCTGTGCCTACGCACGTGTGAGCTGGAGCTCCTATGTTCATAGCGTCTATCAGATTAGCTCGGTGTTCAATGTCTATCGGATGGGATTCACACCTCCAATCCCGGAGGGCTTCTGGCCACCCTACGATGGGCCCACCGT
The DNA window shown above is from Arachis ipaensis cultivar K30076 chromosome B08, Araip1.1, whole genome shotgun sequence and carries:
- the LOC107610252 gene encoding uncharacterized protein LOC107610252; protein product: MGTGQQFSQHLVKCIEANLKTARCFTVTLYDRDNSEFTVAETTPTGTFSLGTYRVSLASRTCDCGYFQALHFPCQHALACCAYARVSWSSYVHSVYQISSVFNVYRMGFTPPIPEGFWPPYDGPTVIPDPNRRRAREGRPRSTRIRTNMDEADPNRPKRCGLCRQPGHTRRRCPRVVGSSQTGRN